From Cecembia calidifontis, one genomic window encodes:
- a CDS encoding S9 family peptidase encodes MRILKIVFLVSLLLAEGLAFAQSLSVEKIMQDPKWMGTFPSNISWDEKGETLYFNYNPEGNPSDSLYKINIKTPDKIEKVSLEERRSLIPSNADTNLSKTQKVYTSNGDLILFDKNTGEKTTLVSFGDRISNAKFLWDERKIAFQANNNIYVLDRSNGKLSKITRISAGTKPETKPENLEQREQWLKEDNLQLLEVVRQRDENQKASELFNKSITPKEPFTFYLGNKQLSNLTLSPDGSFVTFNLVSRAENKGTVVPDYTHVSGYTTNLNTRSKVGDKPSKIELAVYNLKKDTVYIVKTDDLPGIKDLPDYVKDYPKQKWEAKVREVIPSGVYFSKDGKYAVVNIRSVDNKDRWITLLDLEKGTLKSLDRQRDEAWISGPGIGWSMGGGTLGWLPDNKHIYFQSEETGYSHLYILDVSNGQKKQLTKGNFEIFDPKISNNGKFWYLSTSEVHPGERHYYMMPLMGGKMEKLTTMTGNNDVTLSPDEKYLAILYSYSNKPWEIYLQENLPNATPKQLTYGQSEEFKNYPWRDPKLVHFKAEDGKMVPARLYLPEPDKKNGAAVIFVHGAGYLQNVHKWWSTYFREYMFHNLLTDLGYTVLDIDYRGSAGYGRDWRTGIYRHMGGKDLSDQVDGAKYLVNEHGVDASRVGIYGGSYGGFITLMALFNASETFKSGAALRAVTDWAHYNHGYTSNILNEPFNDPIAYRRSSPIYFAEGFKGHLLIAHGMLDVNVHFQDVVRLAQRLIELGKDNWEMAVYPVEDHGFVEPSSWTDEYKRILKLFNDTLIN; translated from the coding sequence ATGAGAATTTTAAAGATTGTATTTCTGGTATCCCTTCTTTTGGCGGAAGGTTTAGCATTTGCCCAATCCCTCAGTGTAGAAAAAATCATGCAGGACCCCAAATGGATGGGTACATTTCCCTCCAACATAAGTTGGGATGAAAAAGGTGAAACACTATATTTCAATTACAACCCGGAAGGAAATCCTTCAGACTCTCTTTACAAAATCAATATCAAAACACCTGATAAGATAGAAAAAGTCAGTCTTGAAGAGAGAAGAAGTTTAATACCAAGCAACGCAGACACTAACCTGAGCAAGACGCAAAAGGTGTACACTTCCAATGGTGATCTGATACTTTTTGACAAAAACACAGGAGAAAAGACCACCCTTGTCTCATTTGGTGACAGAATTTCTAATGCTAAATTCCTTTGGGATGAGCGTAAAATAGCCTTTCAGGCAAATAACAATATCTATGTTTTGGACAGGTCGAATGGAAAATTGTCAAAAATCACAAGAATCTCGGCCGGCACAAAACCCGAAACAAAACCGGAAAACCTTGAACAAAGGGAGCAATGGTTGAAAGAAGATAATCTCCAACTATTAGAGGTAGTTCGTCAGAGAGATGAAAATCAAAAAGCTAGCGAACTTTTTAATAAATCCATAACACCTAAGGAGCCATTTACCTTTTATTTGGGTAATAAGCAATTGAGTAACCTTACCCTTTCTCCTGACGGTAGCTTTGTCACTTTCAATTTGGTCAGCAGGGCAGAAAATAAAGGCACTGTTGTTCCAGATTATACCCATGTTTCCGGATATACCACTAATCTCAATACACGCTCCAAAGTAGGTGACAAACCAAGTAAAATCGAACTGGCTGTATACAACCTTAAAAAAGACACTGTCTATATCGTAAAAACAGACGATTTGCCCGGGATAAAAGATTTGCCGGATTATGTAAAGGATTACCCCAAACAAAAATGGGAAGCCAAAGTAAGGGAAGTTATACCCTCAGGAGTTTATTTTTCAAAAGATGGCAAATATGCAGTAGTGAATATCCGATCTGTTGACAATAAAGACCGTTGGATTACCTTACTTGATCTGGAAAAGGGCACCCTGAAGAGTTTGGATAGACAACGTGATGAAGCTTGGATTTCCGGGCCGGGTATAGGTTGGAGTATGGGAGGCGGAACTTTGGGTTGGCTACCGGATAACAAACACATTTACTTCCAATCAGAAGAAACCGGATATTCGCACCTGTATATTTTGGACGTCAGCAATGGCCAAAAGAAACAACTGACAAAAGGAAATTTTGAAATTTTTGATCCCAAAATTTCAAATAATGGCAAGTTTTGGTATCTGAGTACTTCAGAAGTCCATCCAGGTGAAAGGCATTATTACATGATGCCTTTGATGGGAGGTAAAATGGAAAAATTGACCACAATGACAGGCAATAATGATGTCACTCTTTCTCCGGATGAAAAATACCTAGCTATACTATATTCTTACAGTAATAAACCTTGGGAAATCTACCTTCAGGAAAACCTTCCCAACGCTACTCCAAAACAGTTGACCTATGGGCAGTCTGAGGAATTCAAAAATTATCCCTGGAGAGATCCCAAATTGGTACATTTCAAAGCAGAGGATGGAAAAATGGTTCCGGCAAGATTGTACCTGCCTGAACCCGATAAAAAGAATGGGGCAGCAGTGATTTTTGTCCATGGAGCCGGCTACCTGCAAAATGTTCATAAATGGTGGTCGACCTATTTTAGGGAGTATATGTTCCACAACCTTTTGACAGATCTAGGTTATACGGTACTGGACATTGATTACCGGGGTTCAGCGGGGTATGGCAGAGACTGGAGAACAGGGATTTACAGGCATATGGGAGGAAAGGATCTATCAGACCAAGTAGATGGGGCAAAATACCTCGTAAATGAACATGGTGTGGATGCTTCAAGGGTAGGTATTTATGGGGGAAGTTATGGAGGATTCATCACCCTCATGGCCCTGTTCAATGCTTCTGAAACTTTTAAATCAGGGGCTGCCCTGAGGGCTGTAACCGATTGGGCTCATTACAACCATGGCTATACTTCCAATATTCTCAATGAGCCTTTCAATGATCCAATAGCTTACAGAAGATCTTCACCTATTTACTTTGCAGAAGGATTTAAAGGACATTTATTAATTGCCCATGGCATGCTGGACGTCAATGTTCATTTTCAGGATGTGGTCAGATTGGCCCAGCGCCTGATTGAATTGGGAAAAGATAATTGGGAAATGGCTGTTTATCCTGTTGAAGATCATGGTTTTGTTGAACCAAGTAGCTGGACCGATGAGTATAAAAGAATCTTAAAACTCTTCAATGACACCTTAATCAATTGA
- a CDS encoding Hpt domain-containing protein, with product MYKLISPQTIIQYFGDDDKEMLQEMVQIIIDTNLHDLKYLDEFYDAKDFATIKKKCHKAKPSMSYVGAVDTRKLLEKIEADLENSRPTYKKLREHVQIIDEELKKFLENL from the coding sequence ATGTACAAGCTGATCAGCCCGCAAACTATTATTCAGTATTTTGGTGACGATGACAAGGAAATGTTACAGGAAATGGTGCAGATCATTATTGACACCAATCTTCATGATTTGAAATACCTGGATGAATTTTATGATGCAAAAGATTTTGCAACCATCAAAAAAAAATGTCATAAAGCCAAACCAAGTATGAGCTATGTTGGCGCAGTGGATACTAGAAAGCTGCTAGAAAAAATTGAGGCTGACCTGGAAAACTCCAGGCCTACCTATAAAAAGCTACGAGAGCATGTTCAAATCATCGATGAAGAATTGAAAAAATTTTTAGAGAATCTTTAA
- a CDS encoding DUF2452 domain-containing protein, with protein sequence MNKSLKIDVNQIDLEKMKEKTTDVPGLLPYAHQSGSAIIKPEDKGKITGRAVAAMHSQTDMQMAQIYQQMQLLADQAKAIQKRVEVSERIYQASISFEPLINHHYFLYEKEDGSDCMSMVAPEEWGRKKRFSRFIAEVKLLADHTWEIVREL encoded by the coding sequence ATGAATAAATCCCTCAAAATTGATGTAAATCAGATAGATCTTGAAAAAATGAAGGAAAAGACCACGGACGTGCCTGGTCTTCTGCCTTATGCACATCAATCTGGAAGCGCTATCATAAAACCTGAAGACAAAGGAAAAATCACAGGTAGGGCCGTTGCTGCCATGCATTCTCAGACGGACATGCAAATGGCCCAGATTTACCAACAGATGCAGTTGCTTGCGGATCAAGCGAAGGCCATTCAGAAAAGGGTAGAAGTTTCGGAAAGGATATACCAAGCTTCCATCAGTTTTGAACCTTTGATCAACCACCACTATTTTTTGTATGAAAAGGAAGATGGGAGCGATTGCATGAGTATGGTGGCTCCTGAAGAGTGGGGAAGAAAAAAGAGATTTTCAAGGTTTATTGCTGAGGTCAAACTTCTTGCGGACCATACTTGGGAAATTGTAAGAGAGCTTTAA
- a CDS encoding DUF7255 family protein, protein MHLLKVNHLFEILKTSELELDVEFLLEVNPDYIKGKGEVLLHEVFETLGGKGERPLLERLKFDFKIHRHVFIYDDEVHFNRYRLATLKTGIYDTFSFSWLDTYKRLCRTYEKDCQKAGIQERIWFGPPIAEKVFGKSEEPGDLSGNGASGWKLNAYNDAQYDLLSRLHGYKLIRIPMYENLMIAGSLKKIDDLLLNPTDASKQAIINWIKRKMQ, encoded by the coding sequence ATGCATTTGCTGAAAGTCAATCATTTGTTTGAGATCCTAAAAACATCAGAGCTGGAACTGGATGTTGAATTTTTGTTAGAGGTTAACCCTGACTATATCAAAGGCAAAGGGGAGGTTTTGCTACATGAGGTTTTTGAGACATTGGGAGGAAAGGGGGAGAGGCCATTGTTGGAGCGGTTAAAATTTGATTTCAAGATCCACCGTCATGTTTTTATTTATGATGATGAAGTACATTTCAATAGGTACCGACTGGCTACTTTGAAAACAGGCATTTATGATACTTTTTCTTTTTCCTGGTTAGATACTTATAAACGATTGTGCAGAACCTACGAAAAAGACTGTCAAAAGGCAGGGATTCAGGAAAGGATCTGGTTTGGGCCTCCCATTGCCGAAAAAGTTTTTGGTAAATCTGAAGAACCGGGAGACCTTTCCGGGAATGGTGCTTCCGGATGGAAGTTAAATGCCTATAATGACGCCCAGTATGACCTTTTAAGCAGGTTGCATGGATATAAATTGATACGGATTCCTATGTATGAAAACCTCATGATTGCCGGAAGTTTGAAAAAGATTGATGACCTGCTTTTAAATCCTACAGATGCCTCCAAACAGGCCATAATCAATTGGATAAAAAGAAAGATGCAATAA
- a CDS encoding deoxynucleoside kinase encodes MHIAVSGNIGSGKTTLAIKLAKHYGWHAELEAVENNPYLADFYEDMKRWSFHLQVYFLNSRFNQIKRIRESGNSVIQDRTIYEDAYIFAANLHKSHLITERDYENYLNLFHSMISYVEAPDLLIYLKADIPKLVGQIEKRGRHYENSIRIDYLKNLNAHYEEWIAGYDKGKLLIIDVNDMDFVAYQEDFSSIVERVDREIYGLFA; translated from the coding sequence ATGCATATAGCAGTATCCGGAAATATCGGGAGTGGAAAAACCACCTTGGCAATAAAACTTGCCAAGCATTATGGATGGCATGCAGAGTTGGAAGCAGTAGAAAACAATCCTTATTTGGCAGATTTCTATGAAGATATGAAACGCTGGTCATTCCATTTGCAGGTTTATTTTCTCAACAGTAGGTTCAATCAGATCAAAAGAATAAGAGAAAGCGGCAATTCTGTGATTCAGGACAGGACCATTTATGAAGATGCCTATATTTTTGCAGCTAATCTTCACAAATCCCACTTGATCACCGAAAGAGATTATGAAAATTACCTCAATCTTTTTCACTCCATGATCAGTTATGTGGAGGCGCCGGACCTTTTGATATACCTTAAAGCAGATATTCCCAAACTGGTGGGTCAAATAGAGAAAAGAGGGAGACATTATGAAAATTCGATACGTATCGATTATCTGAAAAATCTAAACGCCCATTATGAGGAATGGATTGCTGGATATGATAAAGGGAAACTCCTGATCATTGATGTCAATGATATGGACTTTGTCGCTTATCAGGAAGATTTTTCTTCCATTGTGGAAAGAGTTGACAGAGAAATTTACGGACTATTTGCTTAA
- a CDS encoding 3-hydroxyacyl-CoA dehydrogenase family protein gives MNNITVIGSGTMGNGIAHVFAQNGYKVSLVDINQAALDKALATISRNMDRQVAKGSLSEEDKNTALSKIKTFTSLKAGIEHADLVIEAATENLQIKLDLFKQLDELSKDEAILATNTSSISITKIAAATTRPDKVIGMHFMNPVPVMKLVEVIRGYATSDEVTAKIMDLSKKLDKIPVEVNDYPGFVANRILMPMINEAIYTLYESVAGVEEIDTVMKLGMAHPMGPLQLADFIGLDVCLSILRVLHEGFGNPKYAPCPLLVNMVEAGFKGVKTGEGFYKYTPGVKEFTVSPQFTK, from the coding sequence ATGAATAACATTACTGTAATCGGCTCAGGTACAATGGGCAATGGGATTGCACATGTATTTGCGCAAAACGGATACAAAGTCTCTTTGGTGGACATCAATCAAGCAGCTTTGGACAAAGCTTTGGCCACTATTTCTAGAAACATGGACAGACAGGTAGCCAAAGGAAGCCTCTCTGAAGAAGATAAAAACACCGCATTGAGCAAAATCAAAACATTTACTTCCCTGAAAGCAGGGATTGAACATGCCGATCTTGTTATAGAAGCTGCTACTGAAAACCTCCAAATCAAATTAGACCTTTTCAAACAATTGGATGAGCTCAGTAAAGATGAAGCAATTTTAGCTACCAACACCTCTTCCATTTCGATTACAAAAATTGCTGCTGCCACTACCAGGCCGGATAAAGTCATAGGGATGCATTTCATGAACCCGGTTCCGGTAATGAAACTTGTGGAAGTTATCCGTGGATATGCCACTTCAGATGAAGTGACCGCAAAGATCATGGATCTTTCCAAAAAACTGGACAAAATCCCCGTAGAGGTCAATGATTATCCCGGATTTGTTGCGAATAGGATCTTGATGCCGATGATCAATGAAGCCATCTATACTTTATATGAAAGCGTGGCCGGTGTGGAAGAAATAGACACTGTAATGAAGCTGGGCATGGCACATCCTATGGGCCCATTGCAATTGGCCGATTTTATAGGCCTTGATGTTTGTCTTTCCATTTTGAGGGTTTTGCATGAGGGTTTCGGAAATCCTAAATATGCACCTTGCCCACTTCTGGTCAATATGGTGGAAGCCGGATTCAAAGGAGTGAAAACAGGAGAAGGCTTTTACAAATATACCCCCGGTGTCAAAGAATTTACTGTTTCCCCACAGTTCACCAAATAA
- a CDS encoding CvfB family protein encodes MKELGVMSSLLINRFTPNGAYLSLHDGGEVLLPKSYLTGKEKEGEEIEVFVYTDSEDRLVAVTSKPKALLDEFAVMEAKEITKFGAFMDWGLPKDLFLPKAEMGKPMVKGEKYLVRVCKDYKTNRLIGVSKYEDFLIRDTRGFEKGQETEVLVFDQTELGYKVLIEGNFEGLLYKNEIFQPIHIGDKARAFIKKVREDGKLDLQLLPEGREKYEEGAEKILEVLKVRKFLPLHDKSSPEAIKESLGMSKKHFKQSIGQLYKARKIVIKENGIELV; translated from the coding sequence ATGAAAGAATTGGGTGTAATGAGTAGTCTGCTCATCAATAGATTTACTCCAAACGGAGCTTATCTTTCCTTACATGATGGCGGGGAAGTCTTACTTCCTAAAAGTTATCTGACAGGGAAAGAAAAAGAAGGAGAAGAAATAGAAGTATTTGTTTACACGGATAGTGAAGATAGGCTTGTAGCCGTCACTTCCAAGCCAAAAGCCCTATTGGATGAATTTGCAGTAATGGAGGCCAAAGAAATCACCAAGTTTGGTGCATTTATGGACTGGGGTTTACCAAAGGACCTATTTTTACCAAAAGCAGAAATGGGAAAACCTATGGTAAAAGGTGAAAAATACCTGGTAAGGGTCTGTAAGGATTACAAAACAAATCGGTTGATAGGTGTAAGCAAATATGAGGATTTTCTTATCCGGGATACCAGAGGATTTGAAAAAGGTCAGGAAACCGAAGTATTGGTTTTTGACCAGACTGAACTTGGTTATAAAGTTTTGATTGAAGGAAATTTTGAAGGACTCCTTTACAAGAATGAAATATTTCAGCCGATTCATATAGGGGATAAGGCCAGAGCTTTTATCAAAAAAGTGAGGGAAGACGGTAAGCTTGACCTCCAACTACTTCCTGAAGGCAGAGAAAAATATGAAGAAGGGGCAGAAAAAATCCTGGAAGTCCTAAAAGTCCGGAAGTTTTTACCCCTTCACGATAAATCATCCCCAGAAGCCATTAAAGAATCACTGGGAATGAGTAAAAAACATTTCAAACAGTCTATTGGTCAACTCTATAAAGCCAGAAAAATTGTGATCAAAGAAAACGGTATAGAATTGGTTTAA
- a CDS encoding arsenate reductase family protein, which yields MKTHPSELFFYYNPSHAVDKQMRAYARSIAKHINEINIEKEHITLTGWRSILEKLNLRAKDLLNRAHPDYQEKIAGRTWDDESWLLILSKYPHLIKAPIAIKRDKAVLCTTPNRVLELD from the coding sequence ATGAAAACACATCCAAGCGAACTATTCTTCTACTACAATCCTTCCCATGCCGTAGACAAGCAAATGAGGGCTTATGCCAGGTCTATTGCCAAACACATCAATGAGATTAACATAGAGAAAGAGCATATCACCCTGACAGGTTGGAGATCTATTCTCGAAAAGTTAAACCTTAGAGCCAAGGATCTGCTGAACAGGGCCCATCCTGATTACCAGGAGAAAATTGCCGGCAGAACCTGGGATGATGAAAGTTGGCTGCTCATTCTTTCCAAATACCCACACCTGATCAAAGCACCCATTGCCATCAAAAGGGATAAGGCGGTTTTGTGTACCACACCTAACAGGGTCTTGGAATTGGATTAA
- a CDS encoding YkgJ family cysteine cluster protein, translating to MDIESFNKFAKTEYSANKKLLQKLKKVKNKVLDEMFESAHEEKFKKIDCLQCANCCKTTSPIFLQTDIDRLARVFRMKSSEFMDTYLHRDEEGDFVLNASPCPFLNEDNTCLVYEERPKACREYPHTNRKNMHGILDLSLKNTLVCPAVLEIFQDFGKEFRK from the coding sequence TTGGATATAGAAAGTTTTAATAAATTCGCAAAAACAGAATATTCTGCCAACAAAAAACTGCTTCAAAAACTGAAGAAAGTAAAAAATAAGGTATTGGATGAAATGTTTGAATCAGCGCATGAAGAGAAATTCAAAAAAATTGATTGCCTCCAATGTGCCAATTGTTGTAAAACGACAAGTCCCATTTTCCTTCAGACAGATATAGATAGACTTGCCAGGGTTTTCCGGATGAAAAGTTCGGAATTCATGGATACTTATTTGCACAGGGATGAAGAAGGGGATTTTGTCTTGAATGCTTCCCCCTGTCCCTTTCTCAACGAAGATAATACCTGTCTAGTTTATGAGGAAAGACCAAAGGCATGTAGGGAGTATCCCCATACCAATAGGAAAAACATGCATGGAATTTTGGATCTAAGCCTGAAAAATACTTTGGTTTGTCCTGCCGTTCTTGAAATATTTCAAGACTTTGGGAAAGAATTTAGGAAGTAA
- a CDS encoding ROK family protein, giving the protein MNKEAQHFLGVDVGGTHLKIGLVNKSGEIISFEKIDTAPYRDDPRGFNPLFIECIGKILGKFPEVRKVGIGLPGLISKDRYTTLEIPAIPALNGFNLKGELKKAYSHISFYLENDAAAAALGEYRFGKNNPPENFLFITMGTGIGSALVIDGEIFKGSRGNAMEMGHMLSRGNEELEKLIGRNGILRILERFIQAYPRLVGDLENKELGTHLLVDTARAGNEISLMVFEEVGRILGEAIVSTIRILDVTNVYFGGGISAGLEFMMPALDKTVRQYLTPYYVRDLNLMKASLENNAGTLGAAALCFSEE; this is encoded by the coding sequence ATGAATAAAGAAGCACAACATTTTTTGGGGGTAGATGTAGGAGGGACCCATTTAAAAATTGGGTTAGTAAATAAATCTGGAGAAATTATTTCTTTTGAAAAAATTGATACCGCTCCCTACAGGGATGATCCCAGGGGATTCAATCCATTATTTATTGAATGTATCGGAAAGATACTCGGAAAATTTCCAGAAGTACGTAAAGTTGGGATAGGATTGCCGGGTCTGATTTCCAAAGACAGGTATACCACATTGGAGATACCGGCCATTCCTGCGCTGAACGGATTCAATCTGAAAGGGGAATTAAAAAAGGCTTACAGCCATATTTCTTTTTATTTAGAAAATGATGCCGCAGCGGCTGCTTTGGGAGAATATCGCTTTGGAAAGAATAATCCACCTGAAAATTTCCTTTTTATCACCATGGGTACAGGCATTGGAAGTGCCTTGGTCATCGATGGAGAAATTTTCAAAGGATCTAGAGGAAATGCCATGGAGATGGGACACATGTTGTCCAGAGGTAATGAGGAGTTGGAAAAATTGATAGGTAGAAATGGTATATTGAGAATTTTGGAAAGGTTTATCCAAGCTTATCCCCGACTGGTTGGAGATTTGGAAAACAAGGAACTGGGGACACATTTATTGGTAGATACTGCAAGGGCAGGAAATGAAATTTCCCTGATGGTCTTCGAGGAAGTGGGCAGGATTTTGGGAGAAGCCATTGTTTCCACTATCAGGATATTGGATGTTACCAATGTCTATTTTGGAGGTGGGATTTCTGCAGGTCTGGAATTCATGATGCCTGCTTTGGATAAAACAGTGAGACAGTACCTGACTCCTTATTATGTTAGAGACCTTAACTTGATGAAAGCCTCCTTAGAAAATAATGCGGGGACCCTGGGGGCAGCTGCTTTGTGTTTTTCAGAAGAATAA
- a CDS encoding DNA topoisomerase IV, which yields MYYRFGKAFHFLSVLFFLVSFLYIYSALPEVVTYELNEEGVGQKFMTKGTFFYSGIIFFLILNLILITPGKMIENQSTPNFKRLFPTGDQFRDYILTWIYSFVGVINVSLSILALFIHSINNQNEIASGDFAFFFYLIPIFFVVWIVALFWILFKKFNSIQDQDQ from the coding sequence ATGTATTATCGTTTCGGAAAAGCATTTCATTTCTTATCAGTTCTGTTCTTTTTGGTATCATTTCTTTACATTTATTCAGCTTTGCCTGAGGTGGTTACCTATGAACTGAACGAGGAGGGAGTGGGGCAAAAATTTATGACCAAAGGGACTTTTTTCTATTCAGGGATAATTTTCTTTTTGATTTTGAATCTCATTTTGATAACTCCTGGAAAAATGATTGAAAATCAGAGTACTCCCAATTTTAAAAGACTGTTTCCCACAGGAGATCAATTCAGGGATTATATCCTTACATGGATTTACAGTTTTGTTGGAGTAATCAATGTTTCCCTCTCTATTTTGGCTTTGTTTATCCATAGCATCAACAACCAGAATGAGATCGCTTCGGGTGATTTTGCTTTTTTCTTTTACCTGATACCAATATTTTTTGTAGTTTGGATTGTGGCTCTGTTCTGGATTCTATTCAAAAAGTTCAATTCTATTCAAGATCAAGATCAATAA